The DNA segment AAATATATTCcaacataaactaaaataataaaaactcatTAACCTAAATGAGATGAGGATAAATTAAACCCATTATAGATCCAAGTATTGTGGATTTTGGCATGGTTGATAAAACTCCAAGTGATTGAGACTTTGGGATTCAAATGAAAACCTGCGGCTGCTAAAATTGCTGCCACCAGACAGCCAGATGTGACCACAGCAACAATATACTTTTAAATCAAAAACCTAATCAAGATGAAACTTTTTTCCGTATAAAATTCATAACCACGATCATAAAAGTTACATTAACTGACCGTATATGAATATGTTCAGGTTCAGCGTTGAGATACTACTCTTCAATGCATTGCTCCAAATCTTATGAAACTGAGGCCAgcttaaaagaaaatatagaacCATATTTGAGGTTTCTACTGTAATGGCAGTAAATGTATTCCCATATAATCCCGCAATGCTGATCTAATATGAAGCTTTTAATCAATGAAACTGTCCATTACTATAATGATGTTCAAAATCCGGGTTTTAATCTTTTggttataaatattacaactatgGGTCTTTTTCttatcttcttccatttcagcgGACATCTGGTCCTTGATAATTGGAGGGTAGTGGAAGTCCTATACACAATTCCAACTACTCTTCTTATTAATCCAGCAGAAAATTCAAATCATAGCATTTAGAATAGTTCACAATCATCATATCTCACTATCAGAGATTTCTCTCAAACAAACATCTTTGTAGCAGCATTTTTCAGTTCCCTTCAGAAGTTGTTGGGTCTTTTTCATGGGTTTTTCTGATGAACTCGGTACTTCAAATCGTCTTCATCTTGCCTATATCTCCTCACCTACTTGGAAGTGCCACTGGCATCCAAAATACTTGTTGCAGGTAAGCTTGCTAAggtattattttttatcttttagacACTTTGTTTGTTTCTTCTAGTAGAGGGTGACTAAACTTGGGAGaaggattattgaaaggattTTGTAGATAAAAATGGTGTATTTTGTGCTGAAACCAGGGACAGCTCGATCAAAAGACTGCACAGAAAAGGAAGAGACTTAGCTTGGGTTGGAATCAGAACAGCTAAAGGAGGAGGCTTTATTGTCTGTGACGGCCAAAGCTTATGACGTTCTTTTTCTCCAACCATGCTGCAAAGGTTTAGCTAAGTTTAATTAAGAATTCGTATGTCTACTCTTTTTCATGCTAAAAGAGAGCGGTATCAGACTTCATTCAACGTCAGAAAAAGACAATGGTGCAAGGCAAATGAACCATGTGCAAGATTTGCTCACTCTTCTTCTATACGGACAAAGGCAAGGCCAAAACTGGTAAAGAGGTGTGGCAGTGGCAGCTTCCTTATGAGAGGACTCCTCTTTCACACCTTCACCGGCAAGGGGAATCTTTTCTTCATTTTGTTGTAGGGACCAGATAACTACAATTGATGCCTCATTGTTTGGTGGCATATGTTTTTTATGATAGATACGGATATTGTTATCCATTTCTTGTTCTATTTTGCGTTTGTTTTTAAACCCTTTACCTTTTTATCtgaaatattattttacttttgcGTATTATCCAGACCAAGAGATAATTGCATTGCAACATGTTTGCTGTCATGAAAGATGAGACGAAAAACCAAAGACCCACCACCATGGACCACAGCACTTGACCTTATATGATTAGGCCCCATCAAACTCATCATAGGACATGTTAACTGGACAAACTATAATAGCAATTTGCAGACTTTCAACAATTTTAGACAATTATAATCTAAATGCACCTGCAAGCTGCTTCATCTTGGAGGAAGTCAATTCAGAAATAacatgaatttaattataaagtttCGAGCAGTAATAGGAGGCAACATAAATGTAAGCTCTTCTAACCCTCTTTCAATCCCTCTCAAACATCATGATCAACTAAAGCATGTATGTTgttttaaataatagaaaggTTTTTGCAGCAGCTAATATTGGTCCATGCTCACTAGTCGCGCTCACTAATAGCTGTCAGATGTTCATCAATTTCCTCAGTTGACAACACTCTGAAAGCTGGATTATTAGCTTTCACCACTCCCACCTGCCAAACATTAAAAGATATGTATGTATGTCAACTACAGTTCAAATGAGGGAAAACAACAATAATTCCAGTTTCAGCTAGTACAGGGAATATATCTATGCAATTTTATTAAGAACCATAATCAAATGCATTAGAGTGAGAATACACCACAAGCAGACTCTGAGACAAACAAAGGATATCCTGATAGTGGGTTGTCTTCAGATCCCACATTGGCATTGCGTGCAAGTTTCTAGTAGGTTACACACAGGATTCCATGGTACTTCAAACCAGCTAGCTTTTAACTACCGGTGTGTCCATCTGGCTAAAAAGGCAAATACATGTGTGTGGCGCTTCCGCATGTCTGGACAACCCCATAGTGTATCGTTTTTAAATCGCATCAACAGTATGCTCGAGCTTCTTATAGTTTATAGAGGAGTCCACAGTAGTTAAAATTAGCAGGCTTTAATACTGGTGTTCCTTTGGCCAAAAATTATGCTAATTATATACACAGCTTATCTTCAGGAAACATTTATTAGATATGAGAAAAGCACCAACGATATTCAATCATTCAAACATTTAGATGGTGCAAACTTATAATGGTAAGATAATAAATTCTATATCTACTAACAAGTAGAAGGATGAGCAGCCTCATCATACCTCTATCTCAGTAGCCTTGAAATCCTCTTGAAGAACAGACTGTAGAGCAGAAATAGCAGTCTGAAGAATAGAAGTAATAGGAAGcattatataaatatgattattttagCTATTGTTGAACGTGCAGTCTTTGGAAACTTCCTTTACCATTAATAACAAAAGTAAAAGTATAAATACCTGCACTGTTTCCTCATAAGTAAAAGCAGGGtcattcttcatcttcttttcCAAGAAATTAATTGCCTCTTGCTCTTTTGATCCGGCACTGGTTGCCTGCAACATACCAGTTAAAATTATTCCCAGCAGCAAAGCGCTTACCATAAAATTggtcaaaaataattttgaacCCATGCTATTGCACAAATAAATTCATATTGGAGAACAAACACGCTACTTTCATGCCTAAAGAGAAagacaaagaaaatgaaatagtcAATATCATTAACTCAAGGTAGCAAAGACCCACAATATGATGGTACTGGATAACCAATATTAGATTGTTGTATAAATCTCTttctaagaattttttttatttggatttgacCTTCCAAACTCTATGGTTTTGTGGTCTTCCAGTATCGGAAATacattataaacaaaaaaaaaatatcttCAGCAATTATATTACTACATCTACAATGCAAATACATGTTTGAAAATTATAAGGTCAAAGAGAACTATTATAGGAAAACAGCAATGAATCATAACCATAATAATAACATATGCTTCTGAAACCAGATATTAGAACCAATGTTAATAATCCAAACTCAATGAGCAATGAAAATTAATTTGCAAACTACCTTGTGGCCATAAAAATGGCCTGCTGGATCACATTTGTAGAGTTGGGGCCCCTTCTCTTCATCAATACCCAACACCATAGCAACTTCACAGAAAATTATATGAAAGATATTACAGGCAATATTAGAGAAAGTTACTTAAAATACATTAGCATATATCTAactgaaaaattgtaaaaaatctaCTGTTACAAATACaagtaattaaaacaaaatcatattCATAAGATTTTAAAGAAATCATAGACATACCAACTCCAAGAGGTCTCATATAAGCATGTTGAGTGTAAACCTGTGATTTGTCAGCAATCCTACATCAATAAAGCACGTTACTCCAAATAAGTTGTACAATCATCGAGATGCACAAAAACCCATATATCAAAGAAAAatcaatgaatttaatagtaaCATGAAACGCAGTCAGTTATTGACTTTAGAACCAAGATTATATTCACGAACGAACGAAAATAAAGTGCATTGCCTCCAATATGTGAAGATGAGCAGTAATGAATCAGGGTCATATATTTTTGTCCAATTTGTACTGGAACACATACAAAGGCATAAACTTGCAGCCAGCTTATATCAAAATGACCAGTTCTTGATGTCAATAAGTTTATTCAACATTATCTCGAAGAACTCTACAAATACAACAGCTACGAACAGGAAGACAACTAAACATCGTTACTTTCAACTGAAGAAAATATAAGAAACATACCATTTGGACAATACATCCACAGGCATCTCATATCCATATCTGAAACGAAACTCAGCTGCTTCATTCCTTGCCTGCTGGACCAAGGTCCTTGCATCAGCTGGAGAGCGACAGAGCCAATTATCAAAGCGTCCCTCACACAGTATTTGCATAGCAAGAAAGAAAATTTAACCTTAAGCATTAATCTAATGTAGTGAACAAAACTATATTTGAGTTCTATGCTGATGATAGGCAAGCTATTTAATGGGAGAATGCCGATCATCATGTGAATGCCAGGGTCAGCAACAGTTAGCTTATTAAGAAAACCATTCTGTTCTAGTTGTTAATTCTACAGCTTGCATACCTTTGATGCAGTTTTGGAGATTTTTGCAACCCTAATTTAGACTGATTATAAGTACATTAATCCAGAATCCTTAATATCTTAAAAACCCTAGTTCAATAGTTAACATAACAAAATCTTCCCAATTCGAACAAACaatatcaagaaaaaaaaatggcaTTTAACAAAACTAAACCTGTCATGCCAGTAGCCAACAATCCAAGGAACTTAGTAATAGGGAAAAGATGAGTGACGCTAGTCTGATCCAAAAGTTTGTCCTGCATTAcattattccaaaaattaaatacCCAAATAGTGAAAACCCCTTAAATAAACCAGGAAAAGTAAATAAAGGGAGAGTACGGACGGGAACTTTCTTCTGAGTAACAACACAGACGGAGTCTTTCCCTCGAACACCAATTGATGTGATCCCAGCGGCTTTCACTGCCTTAAACGCATACTCTGCTCAATTTATTCCAAAACCAAAATTGGGTCAAAGCTCCTTACAGGAATCAAAAAGAAGGCAGGCTAGTAGAGTGAATATACATACCGACTTGGAAAAGACGACCTTCGGGGGAGAAGATGGTAATATGGCGATCGTACCCGCCACCACTTCCTCGACTCATTTTCTCTCTTGTTCCTTTGGAATTGTCTtgttccttcttcttttttattgttttggtgTTTTTGATGCACAGATTTCTTATGTAGAAAAGAGAAAGCTTCTTCTCCAAGAACGAAATTGTTAAGCTCTTTTATGACTCTCTCGAGTTAACTCACAATTAAAGAAAATTGAGTTATTTGTCCAAAATAGCcttctttaatttgtttttaaattattcttttttcctggttatttctctctttttcacAATCGCGTCCTTTTTCTGATAGGAACGTTGCGGCGCTTTGAAAAATAGGGTTTTGCGGTTTTCTTGCGTTCAACTTTTGTAAAAATACGTATAAGTACTCCTACTTTActtctttttcaaaataaaaccttgatttttttcttttaaatagaaCAGATGAATTAGGTTACGTAGTATCCGTGAAAGCATGTCCATAAATAAAGTAAGTTTTGCTTTCTCCAAAAGTGGTGTCATCTGCTTTCTCCAAAAGTGGTGCTGATGACAATAGttcactcttttttctttttctttttttttcctttttttttcttttaatcgaTGATAATGCCGGTAGTtttagtttttagtaatttttttagttGTTTCTTTTAGTTTTGGAGGAGGTTCTGCCAAcctcatatatattgatttagTTTTAGGGGACTAGTTTTGTGCATCAACATAATCTTTCCATGATCTTTTACGTTGTCATTATCAATCGAAGTTTATTGTTGATGCAATTTGACAGTGGTGGGGCTAAGATGCTATTATTAACGATTATTCATAGTGGTGCATCTCTCGTAGTTTTCTATTACTACCAATTTAATGATCCTTATAGTTATATCTCATATCTCATCTCCACTAGCTTTTATGATCGTCACGACGTGCAACTATTAAAATTATGAGAACATGTGGTTTTGAATGCAATTTCCatatctatttatttaatttggtgtTCTATTTCATCATGTGGTTCTAAATGCAAATTCTATTTTGGTTTATTtgatttgatgttttatttgtaATTATTCATGTTGTTATTTTGTAAGATGTGTTGTCATTCTAATTTGTTACCCCATTAACTTTTATCtacattattaataaaatttctgACTAAGTTGGTCTCACGGGTTAATCAGGTACCAACTCAATTAAGAATGACtaatatatcattttattaaataactactattattattttgatgacctttttgctttttcttttaaaagaaaagaactGATACTCTTTTACGATcactaattttggaaaatacctAAAATTAGGTAACCTCTCtttcaaaaggaaaaattatGCAATCTCAATTGgtttaaaatcatttgaatccAATATGTACTTTTCAACCCCATTAAAATACCTAAATGATCTATTAGTAAGTACTAAGgttctttaaaaaatattaaaattaaccaaTGTGACATTAGAGATTTAAGATTTgatttaaatctttttatttcttttttatgttttttatttctttcctttctccctatttttatttgaattgaaatatctCTTTATTACTCAATAATGGTTGATTGCCAATTAATATTGTAGTAGAATGGTggtattttaattaataacacTTACAGTTATGATATTTCAATTAggtttgttgattttttttatattatttttgttatttgattttgCAGTCcatcatattaattattttataataaaaatctatCATTAATGGAATCTATGTTGTATTAATGTGCAAAATAAATATGACGAAGAGGAGGTAGATTATATTGGTGTTGATTTGTCGTTGAGATGTTTGAACGAGTTTACCCAAATGTTAAATTATAGTGCACTAATCCATGATTGGAAAGagacaaaaaataacaaaaaataaaaaagtgattGATAAAAAGCCAATTAGAAGGTCATATGATTCATTAGATGATGAGTTTGATTCTAGATTTGGTCACTATATTTGGATTTATGCTATTAGTGATAGTGATGTCAAGAGAAAACGAAAACTTCCTGAATTTGATGTTGAAAAGGATATGTCCTGAATTTGTTGTAAGcatgatatttaaaaattttgatgaatttaatattCATTAGTTAATCAGCTTGGGATCGATTTTAAGCATAATGATAAAGATAAAGTGGATGTAAGGTGCAAAgaatgttggttttttttttgtacgAGTTTCTAAAATGTCAGACAAAATGACTATTTAAATCAAAAGCATTGTGAGTGAACATAACTGTAGTAAAATTTTTAAGAGAACTTTGCATCCGTTAAATGTTGGCGCATAGATTTTTAGATGTGTTCCACAATGACCCTAAAATGAAGGTGAATACGTTTTTAACTAAGGTCAGAAAGGAATTAAATCTTGAAATAAAATGGTGTGAAGGGATATAGGACTAAAGTAAAAGCATTGGAGATTATTAGGGTGAAGGATGAAGACCAATACTCTAAACTATCTAACTATTGCGGAGAGGTAAGAAAAATAAATCCTAGGTTCAACACCATTTTGCATTAGAGAGATCATTGTTTCAAATATGCACCAAAGCATTGAAGCATGGCTTTTTGGCTGGTTGTAAACCACCCATTTCGATAGATGGATGTTG comes from the Gossypium hirsutum isolate 1008001.06 chromosome A06, Gossypium_hirsutum_v2.1, whole genome shotgun sequence genome and includes:
- the LOC107951081 gene encoding proteasome subunit alpha type-6 isoform X1, whose product is MSRGSGGGYDRHITIFSPEGRLFQVEYAFKAVKAAGITSIGVRGKDSVCVVTQKKVPDKLLDQTSVTHLFPITKFLGLLATGMTADARTLVQQARNEAAEFRFRYGYEMPVDVLSKWIADKSQVYTQHAYMRPLGVVAMVLGIDEEKGPQLYKCDPAGHFYGHKATSAGSKEQEAINFLEKKMKNDPAFTYEETVQTAISALQSVLQEDFKATEIEVGVVKANNPAFRVLSTEEIDEHLTAISERD
- the LOC107951081 gene encoding proteasome subunit alpha type-6 isoform X2, which gives rise to MSRGSGGGYDRHITIFSPEGRLFQVEYAFKAVKAAGITSIGVRGKDSVCVVTQKKVPDKLLDQTSVTHLFPITKFLGLLATGMTADARTLVQQARNEAAEFRFRYGYEMPVDVLSKWIADKSQVYTQHAYMRPLGVVAMVLGIDEEKGPQLYKCDPAGHFYGHKATSAGSKEQEAINFLEKKMKNDPAFTYEETVQSVLQEDFKATEIEVGVVKANNPAFRVLSTEEIDEHLTAISERD